In Holophagales bacterium, one DNA window encodes the following:
- a CDS encoding saccharopine dehydrogenase NADP-binding domain-containing protein, which produces MTGSWMIYGANGYTGELIAQEARRRGLTPLLAGRNRGPIENLARELGLEARVFALDDEKTTTAALQGVGTVLHCAGPFRSTYRPMVEACLARGVHYLDITGEIAVFEAIAARDAAARRAGVTLLPGAGFDVVPSDCLAGHLRRRLPEADHLALAFASSGGVSRGTLRTSLGQADRTGLVRRQGVLEPIRFGSLRREIDFGSGPRPAIAIPWGDLSTAWRSTGIPNLETYMALPRGAQTMLALLALLRPLTRTGVGRSALESWIARRPAGPDADARARGRSRLWGEARGRAGQRVVSRLVGPEGYALTVQTALRLVERVANGEAPVGFQTPATAFGPDLILEIPGVQRLDE; this is translated from the coding sequence ATGACCGGCTCCTGGATGATCTACGGTGCGAACGGCTACACGGGCGAGCTCATCGCCCAGGAGGCGCGACGGCGGGGGCTCACTCCCCTGCTCGCGGGGCGGAACCGCGGTCCGATCGAGAACTTGGCGCGCGAGCTCGGGCTCGAGGCACGAGTCTTCGCTCTCGACGACGAGAAGACGACGACCGCGGCCTTGCAGGGCGTGGGCACGGTGCTCCACTGCGCCGGCCCGTTTCGCTCGACCTACCGTCCGATGGTCGAGGCGTGCCTCGCCCGCGGCGTGCACTACCTCGACATCACCGGCGAGATCGCCGTCTTCGAGGCGATCGCCGCGCGAGATGCGGCCGCGCGCCGCGCCGGTGTCACGCTGCTGCCGGGAGCCGGGTTCGATGTCGTGCCGTCCGACTGTCTCGCCGGGCACCTTCGCCGGAGACTGCCCGAGGCTGACCACCTCGCTCTGGCCTTCGCCAGCAGCGGCGGCGTGTCGCGCGGCACCCTGCGCACCTCCCTCGGCCAGGCGGACCGGACCGGACTCGTGCGTCGGCAGGGGGTTCTCGAACCGATCCGGTTCGGATCGCTCCGGCGCGAGATCGACTTCGGCTCCGGTCCCAGGCCCGCCATCGCGATCCCCTGGGGGGATCTCTCCACCGCTTGGCGGTCGACTGGGATCCCCAACCTCGAGACCTACATGGCCCTGCCGCGCGGAGCCCAGACGATGCTCGCCCTGCTCGCGCTCCTGCGCCCACTCACCCGCACCGGGGTCGGGCGATCCGCCCTCGAGAGCTGGATCGCTCGCCGCCCGGCTGGACCCGACGCCGACGCGAGGGCCCGGGGACGCAGCCGGTTGTGGGGTGAAGCTCGGGGCAGAGCCGGTCAGCGGGTGGTCAGCCGCCTGGTCGGCCCGGAGGGCTACGCCCTCACCGTGCAGACCGCGCTGCGGCTCGTCGAGCGCGTGGCGAACGGCGAGGCGCCGGTCGGTTTCCAGACTCCGGCGACCGCCTTCGGACCCGATCTCATCCTGGAGATCCCGGGAGTCCAGCGCCTCGACGAATGA
- a CDS encoding rhomboid family intramembrane serine protease, whose protein sequence is MFRRQSSGSVVCPSCGRLVGVRDEACFNCGQRNPALWGFAPALRRLGNDLGFVKLLIGGSAALYLAALLLDPAGVRLGGSPFTFLAPSVPSQFLLGASGAVPVFQYGRWWTLLSAGWLHGGLLHILFNMLWVRQLAPAAAELYGAGRMVIIYTVASVTGFLASSAGGFFLPFMPGFLQGAGFTVGASAAIFGLLGSLVWYSRRTGSSAMGQQVWSWALVMFVFGFLSPGVDNYAHAGGFVGGWLVSRLLDPLTPERPAHVLAAIGCLLATVAAVAVSIVHGFSFVR, encoded by the coding sequence GTGTTTCGCCGACAGTCCAGCGGCTCGGTCGTCTGCCCTTCGTGTGGACGCCTCGTCGGCGTGCGCGACGAGGCCTGCTTCAATTGCGGACAGCGCAACCCGGCGCTCTGGGGATTCGCGCCGGCGTTGCGCCGGTTGGGCAACGATCTCGGCTTCGTCAAGCTGCTGATCGGCGGCTCGGCGGCTTTGTACCTCGCCGCGCTGCTCCTCGATCCCGCCGGAGTGCGGCTCGGCGGAAGCCCGTTCACGTTCCTCGCGCCGAGCGTTCCGAGCCAGTTCCTGCTCGGGGCGAGCGGCGCCGTCCCGGTCTTCCAATACGGACGCTGGTGGACCCTCCTCTCGGCGGGATGGCTGCACGGAGGCCTGCTCCACATCCTGTTCAACATGCTTTGGGTGAGACAGCTCGCGCCGGCGGCGGCCGAGCTCTACGGCGCCGGACGGATGGTCATCATCTACACCGTGGCGTCGGTGACGGGTTTTCTCGCCAGCTCCGCCGGCGGGTTCTTCCTGCCGTTCATGCCAGGTTTCCTCCAGGGCGCCGGTTTCACCGTCGGCGCCTCGGCGGCGATCTTCGGCCTCCTTGGCTCGCTCGTCTGGTACAGCCGGCGGACCGGATCGAGTGCGATGGGACAGCAGGTCTGGTCGTGGGCGCTGGTGATGTTCGTCTTCGGCTTCCTCTCGCCGGGCGTCGACAACTACGCCCACGCCGGCGGATTCGTCGGCGGGTGGCTCGTCTCCCGTCTTCTCGATCCCCTGACGCCGGAGCGTCCGGCCCATGTCCTCGCGGCCATCGGATGCCTGCTGGCGACCGTGGCGGCGGTGGCGGTGTCGATCGTCCACGGATTCTCGTTCGTCCGCTGA
- a CDS encoding ABC transporter ATP-binding protein codes for MAPEGKRKLDLKAAWGEARALVWERRGRLGLGLLLLLVGRLAGLVLPGSSKLLIDEVIGKGRSDLLVPIALAAGAATLLEAASSFALAMLLGVAAQRSITEARRRLDRHLLRLPVRAFDESKSGELLSRVLNDAEGIRNLVGTGIVQLVGGLLTAALAFGVLLWLNWRLTLYVLGALGAFAGLMFWAFTRLRPIFRERGKLLADLSGRLAESVGGIRVVKAYTAEKREERRFTEGVHAVFRNVASTMTAVSGVSSLTGVLIGVVGVLLLIVGGHSILRGEMTLGDLVMYVFFTGLLAAPLVQVAAISTQLSEAFAGLDRMRELLSQEPENRDDEKLAPLSTLHGDVEFAGVSFSYKEGQPVLREVSFRAPAGSTTALVGPSGSGKSTLIRLAMAFDRPTAGRILVDGRDLAEVRLADFRSRLGVVFQDNFLFDGTIAENIAYGDPRASRAEIEAAAAVAHCDEFVAGFEKGYDTVVGERGVKLSGGQRQRVAIARAILADPAILILDEATSSLDSESEALIQDGLARLRKGRTTFVIAHRLSTIRSADQILVLEQGEIVERGTHRELMELGGRYRQLHDRQYQFESDQFVNPGEDFTPSPEKVEAARRVSAGVPRD; via the coding sequence TTGGCCCCGGAAGGCAAGCGCAAGCTCGATCTGAAGGCCGCCTGGGGCGAGGCTCGCGCGCTCGTCTGGGAACGGCGGGGGCGCCTCGGGCTCGGCCTCCTCCTGTTGCTCGTCGGGCGTCTCGCCGGGCTCGTGCTGCCCGGGAGCTCGAAGCTCCTGATCGACGAGGTGATTGGAAAGGGGCGCTCGGATCTGCTCGTCCCCATCGCCCTGGCCGCCGGGGCAGCGACGCTCCTCGAGGCCGCGAGCTCCTTTGCGTTGGCGATGCTGCTCGGCGTGGCGGCACAGCGCTCGATCACCGAGGCGCGGCGCCGCCTCGATCGCCATCTCCTGCGGCTTCCGGTGCGCGCCTTCGACGAGTCGAAGAGCGGCGAGCTCCTGTCGCGCGTGCTGAACGACGCCGAAGGGATTCGCAACCTCGTGGGCACGGGCATCGTCCAACTGGTCGGCGGCCTGCTGACGGCGGCCCTGGCGTTCGGCGTGCTGCTCTGGTTGAACTGGCGGTTGACCTTGTACGTGCTCGGCGCCCTGGGCGCGTTCGCCGGACTGATGTTCTGGGCCTTCACGCGCCTGCGGCCGATCTTCCGCGAACGCGGCAAGCTCCTCGCCGACCTCTCGGGTCGGCTGGCCGAGAGCGTCGGCGGCATCCGGGTCGTCAAGGCCTACACCGCGGAGAAGCGGGAGGAGCGGCGGTTCACCGAAGGGGTCCACGCGGTGTTCCGCAATGTGGCCAGCACGATGACCGCCGTTTCCGGCGTCAGCTCGCTGACTGGCGTCCTGATCGGAGTGGTCGGCGTGCTGCTGCTCATCGTCGGTGGGCACTCGATCCTGCGCGGCGAGATGACGCTCGGGGACCTGGTGATGTACGTCTTCTTCACCGGACTCCTGGCGGCTCCGCTGGTTCAGGTGGCGGCGATCTCGACCCAGCTCTCGGAAGCGTTCGCCGGGCTCGACCGGATGCGCGAGCTGCTCTCGCAGGAGCCGGAGAACCGCGACGACGAGAAGCTGGCGCCGCTCTCCACGCTGCACGGCGACGTGGAGTTTGCCGGGGTCTCGTTCTCGTACAAGGAGGGGCAGCCGGTGCTGCGCGAGGTCTCGTTCCGCGCCCCGGCGGGAAGCACCACGGCGCTCGTCGGCCCGAGCGGCTCGGGAAAGAGCACCCTCATCCGCCTGGCCATGGCGTTCGATCGGCCGACCGCCGGCCGGATCCTCGTCGACGGGCGGGACCTCGCCGAGGTTCGCCTCGCCGATTTTCGCTCCCGGCTCGGAGTCGTTTTCCAGGACAACTTCCTTTTCGACGGGACGATCGCCGAGAACATCGCCTACGGCGATCCGCGAGCCTCGCGCGCGGAGATCGAGGCGGCTGCCGCGGTGGCCCACTGCGACGAGTTCGTCGCCGGGTTCGAGAAGGGGTACGACACGGTCGTCGGCGAGCGCGGCGTCAAGCTCTCCGGCGGCCAGCGTCAGCGGGTGGCCATCGCCCGGGCGATCCTCGCCGACCCGGCGATCCTCATCCTCGACGAAGCCACCTCGAGCCTCGACAGCGAAAGCGAGGCGTTGATCCAGGACGGGCTGGCGCGACTGCGCAAGGGGCGGACCACCTTCGTCATCGCCCACCGCCTGTCGACGATCCGCAGCGCCGACCAGATCCTGGTGCTCGAGCAGGGGGAGATCGTCGAGCGCGGAACCCATCGTGAGCTGATGGAGCTCGGGGGGCGCTATCGTCAGCTCCACGACCGGCAGTACCAGTTCGAGAGCGATCAGTTCGTCAACCCGGGGGAGGATTTCACTCCTTCGCCGGAGAAGGTCGAAGCAGCGCGGCGCGTCTCGGCCGGCGTGCCGCGAGACTGA